A genomic stretch from Schistosoma haematobium chromosome 2, whole genome shotgun sequence includes:
- a CDS encoding hypothetical protein (EggNog:ENOG410V56Q~COG:G): protein MNYSGPESLIYHDGSLYATVIQGKILKINNSGIYVHATLGSPNCVGVHECGRPLGLKLFNNSENFLVTDAYLGVFSVSVKDGSVKKLFPLDEDFKVTFFDDSVMLPNGSLVITEASTKNPLRHLWTTILEGLPSGRLTMADTKTGQYSHIMDGLRFPNGIEISSDGKSILLVETMKLQILRIPLDGGEVTVFSDGLPGFPDNIKAIPRGGYWVPVSPLRDEPLSELLLNYLPAYPCIRQLASSIIFMLPFTLIPKGKSSMLIRLDENGQIIEIWKDLQNELPNACEVLEHDDTLYTGSFYLPYIGRLRRLSN from the exons atgaattacagtggtcCTGAAAGTTTAATTTATCATGATG GTTCATTGTATGCCACAGTGATTCAAgggaaaatattaaaaataaataattctggGATTTATGTTCATGCAACACTTGGTTCACCAAACTGCG TTGGTGTACATGAATGTGGTAGACCATTAGGTTTAAAATTGTTCAACAATTCGGAGAATTTCTTGGTCACGGATGCCTATTTAGGTGTATTCTCTGTCTCGGTAAAAGATG GTAGTGTGAAGAAATTGTTCCCCTTAGATGAAGATTTCAAAGTTACATTTTTTGATGATTCGGTAATGTTACCGAACGGTAGTCTTGTTATTACTGAAGCTAGTACAAAAAATCCTTTACGACATTTATGGACAACAATTTTAGAGGGACTACCTAGTGGGAG GCTAACAATGGCTGATACAAAAACTGGTCAATACAGTCACATAATGGATGGTTTACGCTTTCCCAACGGAATCGAAATTTCTAGTGACGGAAAATCCATATTACTCGTTGAAACAATGAAACTTCAAATTCTACGAATTCCATTAGACGGAGGTGAAGTGACCGTGTTCAGTGATGGGCTACCTGGTTTTCCGGATAATATCAAAGCCATTCCACGTGGTGGATATTGGGTCCCTGTATCACCTCTTCGTGACGAGCCTCTATCTGAACTTCTACTCAATTATCTACCAGCTTACCCTTGTATTCGTCAGTTGGCTTCCAGT ATTATCTTCATGCTTCCATTCACATTAATACCGAAAGGAAAATCATCAATGTTAATTCGTTTAGATGAAAATGGACAGATAATTGAAATTTGGAAAGATTTGCAAAATGAATTACCAAATGCTTGTGAAGTACTAGAACATGATGATACTTTATACACTGGAAGCTTTTATCTACCTTACATTGGTCGTTTAAGAAGATtgtcaaattaa